The region GGGCGGTCATCGATTTTATGATCGATGAGGCCGGAGCCAACAGAGTGGTCGCGGCGCACGATCCGCGCAACACAGCCTCCGGCGGCGTGATGAAGCGCTGCGGGATGAAATACGAGGGTACGATGCGTCAAGTGGACCGGAACAATCAGGGGATCTGCGACCTCTCCTTCTACGCCGTTCTGGCCTCCGACCGCCGGTAATCCTGACCGCGGCGGCCCTATGGAGCGGCGTTTTTTGCAATCGTTGGCCGATGTGTTAAAATAACGGCGTTCGTCTGCCGTTTTATGCCGCTGCGATAAAATGTCGGCGCCGTTATATTTGTCTGGGAGGTAGCACACAAATTGGATAACGCGGAAGAGCGTGCCTATAGATTTATCATAAACGCCATACTCACGGGAGAATTCAATCCCGGTGATTTCCTGCTCGAACTGGACCTTGCCGCTAAACTCGGCATGAGCCGCACTCCCGTCAATAAGGCTCTCGGCCTTCTTGTCTCCGAGGGTTTTCTCAATAAATCTCCCAAAAAGGGCTGTTATGTTCCCCTTCCGACGCCGCACGACGCGGAACTGGTCTTTACCGCGCGCCAGGTCGCCGAGGGCGCGGCGGCGGAGCTCGCGGCAAAGCTTGTGACGGCGGAAGAGACGGAGGCTTTGGAGGAAATTCTCAGCAAAGATACCAAGGCGTTTGAAGAAAACGATAAACAGCTCTGGGCCAGCATCAACGAAGATTTTCACCTCTCAATAGCGAGGTTTTCCCACAACGCCTATATCGAAAAATGGGTCCGCAACATGTTCTGGCGTTCTAATATCTACGTCTTTTATTTTGACAGCTTCTACCGGGCCTCCGATATCGCGATCGTGCACGAGACACCGCAGCAGCACGCCGCGATCATCGGCGCCATAAAAAGGCACGATCC is a window of Cloacibacillus sp. DNA encoding:
- a CDS encoding GntR family transcriptional regulator, whose product is MDNAEERAYRFIINAILTGEFNPGDFLLELDLAAKLGMSRTPVNKALGLLVSEGFLNKSPKKGCYVPLPTPHDAELVFTARQVAEGAAAELAAKLVTAEETEALEEILSKDTKAFEENDKQLWASINEDFHLSIARFSHNAYIEKWVRNMFWRSNIYVFYFDSFYRASDIAIVHETPQQHAAIIGAIKRHDPEEAGALMRRHIQTTFSKLLLR